A region from the Diorhabda sublineata isolate icDioSubl1.1 chromosome X, icDioSubl1.1, whole genome shotgun sequence genome encodes:
- the LOC130451770 gene encoding THO complex subunit 3, giving the protein MGYTSKKYQEKITEIQNHFKTHNKYKEHVGHSSKVHSVGWSCDGKRLASGSFDKSVCVYTLERERLNKEHVFKGHGGSVDQLCWHQSHPDLLSTASGDKSVRIWDTRMQKCVTTINTKGENINITWSPNGNSIAVGNKEDLITFIDARMHKIEAEEQFHFEVNEISWNNTSDLFFLTNGQGCVHILSYPDLKRQHILKAHPGTCICIEFDPTGKYFATGSADALVSLWDINELACKRVFTRMDWPVRTISFSYDGQLIASASEDLSIDVAFVETGDKVADISVEAATFTVAWHPSAYLLAYACDDKDSYDRKRDAGTLKVWGFSND; this is encoded by the exons atgGGATACACTTCAAAAAagtatcaagaaaaaataacagaaattcaAAACCACTTTAAAACTCATAACAAATATAAAGAACATGTAGGACATTCTTCTAAAGTTCATTCAGTTGGATGGAGTTGTGATGGCAAAAGATTAGCGTCGGGTTCGTTTGATAAGTCAGTTTGTGTGTATACTTTAGAGAGAGAAAGATTg AATAAAGAACATGTGTTCAAAGGCCATGGAGGTTCAGTGGACCAGTTGTGTTGGCATCAAAGTCATCCAGATTTACTTAGTACAGCAAGTGGAGACAAATCTGTCAGAATTTGGGATACAAGAATGCAAAAATGTGTTACAACAATTAACACAAAaggtgaaaatattaatattacttGGTCACCAAATGGTAATTCTATAGCAGTTGGAAACAAGGAGGATTTGATTACTTTTATAGATGCTAGGATGCACAAAATTGAAGCTGAAGAACAGTTTCATTTTGAAGTGAATGAAATTTCTTGGAATAATACAAGTGATTTGTTCTTCTTGACAAATGGCCAAGGTTGTGTTCATATATTAAG TTATCCTGATTTAAAACGACAGCATATTTTGAAAGCACATCCAGGGACTTGTATTTGTATTGAATTTGATCCAACTGGAAAGTATTTTGCTACTGGTAGTGCTGATGCATTGGTGTCTTTATGGGATATTAATGAATTAGCATGTAAAAGGGTTTTTACAAG aatggATTGGCCAGTGAGAACTATATCTTTTAGCTATGATGGACAGTTAATAGCTTCAGCATCTGAAGATTTATCAATAGATGTTGCTTTTGTAGAAACTGGTGATAAAGTTGCTGATATTTCTGTAGAAGCTGCCACATTTACAGTAGCTTGGCATCCATCTGCTTACTTATTAGCTTATGCTTGTGATGATAAGGATAGTTATGATAGGAAAAGAGATGCAGGAACTTTAAAAGTATGGGGATTCTCCAATGACtaa